A genomic segment from Aegilops tauschii subsp. strangulata cultivar AL8/78 chromosome 1, Aet v6.0, whole genome shotgun sequence encodes:
- the LOC109733102 gene encoding uncharacterized protein: MRRLGPPTTLTNNPRIYALLLTYHIQSIVSGVRAAMEEFDEADVLWPDHQEDEEPVKVQDRQQQQRVSPAIKPHDKIEAARRPAGSSSAPMVIPVAPRPPMMMDYGSWARRYHSDGVGGASFVAPHVMTARRRCASSEERSVCVGQGRTLKGRDLLYVRTAVLRLTGFLET; encoded by the coding sequence ATGCGTCGCCTCGGCCCTCCAACCACCCTCACCAACAACCCGCGGATATATGCGCTCTTATTGACATACCACATACAGTCGATCGTCTCCGGCGTGCGCGCGGCCATGGAGGAGTTCGACGAGGCCGACGTCCTGTGGCCGGACCACCAAGAGGACGAAGAACCTGTCAAAGTACAAGACCGCCAGCAGCAGCAGCGTGTGTCACCGGCGATCAAGCCGCACGACAAGATCGAGGCGGCGCGTCGCCCGGCGGGCTCGTCGTCGGCGCCGATGGTCATCCCCGTGGCGCCAAGGCCCCCGATGATGATGGATTATGGCTCGTGGGCGCGGAGGTACCACAGCGACGGCGTCGGGGGCGCGTCGTTCGTGGCGCCGCACGTGAtgacggcgaggcggcggtgcGCGTCttcggaggagaggtcggtgtgCGTGGGGCAGGGGCGCACGCTCAAGGGCCGCGACCTCCTCTATGTCCGCACCGCCGTGCTCCGCCTGACCGGCTTCCTCGAGACCTGA